The Miscanthus floridulus cultivar M001 chromosome 7, ASM1932011v1, whole genome shotgun sequence genome includes a region encoding these proteins:
- the LOC136462250 gene encoding uncharacterized protein: protein MDTPAVSSAAPSPAIPPVPTASTAPPATAGVLVVPPSQSLPTTVAPRRLLTPEEVTTSIVNLSHGVKELQDMMKAFLSGQYVVPPPQPSHPPHPPLPLPSSVSVPQITYPYGMPTDSMPSPSTSVQPSVSQVPIHMLQFPHSPSPIPAWALGSSAAHHSMTAPLYSSAPPRSTIPQVPSTVAHGGPYAAGTLYGGVDGPLFHDTSDSVAAYAAVPPGADQEGPYERPQQAMGGGLDRLPPKTHRLEFATYDGSEDPLNWLNHCEQFFRGQRWPASDRTWIASYHLRGLAQTWYYALEQDEGMPSWERFVELCRQRFGPPVRGTRLAELGRLPFQSTVQEFADRFQAVSCHARGVSAKQKADLFVGGLPEYIRVDVEMRDPQDIQTAMYLARAFECRAAAMPTAPPPRGARPPPRPGLPPRAPPPAAGAPAQLGAGPAGGQGAPPVRQFRRLTPAEQLERRRQGLCFNCDEPYVRGHVCPRLFYLESTDFVDEAAGEVPAAEADAAAFPDEPAGQGVAGDAADAANALVVSLHAVAGIRPPNAMLLPVTVKDESFLALFDTGSTHNFVQGAVLRRLGLSPAGGDHLRVTVANGEHVACEGIARNVPVRIGDEDFTITCVGLNLGAFDFIIGFDFIRTLGPVLWDCDALTMAFWREGRRVTWQGVPGPQTPSPQQPVTAVTTDPRLPLLDRLLAHHGDIFDEPTGLPPARPYDHRIHLLPGTAPVAVRPYRYPQLQKDELERQCAAMLAQGIIRPSTSPFSAPVLLVRKADKSWRFCIDYRSLNAKTSKDKFPIPVVDELLDELHGARFFTKLYLRSGYHQVRMHPEDIDKTAFRTHQGHFEFLVMPFGLSNAPATFQALMNDVLRPYLRRFVLVFFDDILIYSPSWAEHLQHVNIVLHALRVHHLHLKRSKCSFGASSVAYLGHVISEGSVAMDADKVAAVAAWPLPRSARGLRGFLGLAGYYRKFIQDFGIIAAPLTRLLRRDAFVWDDDASGAFEALKRALTTGPVLQMPDFTKPFVVDCDASGAGFGAVLHQGVGPLAYFSRPFAARHINLAAYERELIGLFRSINGSASYLVSTSRSSTGRAA, encoded by the exons ATGGACACCCCCGCTGTCTCCTCCGCCGCGCCATCGCCGGCGATCCCGCCGGTGCCGACCGCCTCCACCGCGCCCCCTGCTACGGCGGGCGTTCTGGTGGTGCCGCCCTCCCAATCCTTGCCGACCACCGTCGCGCCGCGGCGGCTGTTAACGCCCGAGGAGGTGACGACCTCCATCGTCAATCTCAGCCATGGCGTGAAGGAACTGCAGGACATGATGAAGGCGTTTCTGAGCGGCCAGTACGTGGTTCCACCACCACAGCCGTCACATCCTCCTCATCCGCCGCTGCCGTTGCCCTCATCCGTCTCGGTGCCGCAAATCACTTACCCCTACGGGATGCCTACGGACTCCATGCCGTCGCCGTCGACTTCCGTTCAGCCGTCGGTGTCCCAGGTCCCGATCCATATGCTGCAATTTCCGCACTCGCCGTCGCCGATTCCGGCTTGGGCCCTTGGATCCTCGGCGGCGCACCACTCCATGACCGCGCCGCTATACTCCTCGGCGCCGCCTCGGTCCACCATCCCTCAGGTTCCATCGACGGTCGCCCATGGGGGACCCTATGCAGCAGGGACCCTGTACGGCGGCGTGGACGGGCCGCTGTTCCACGACACCAGCGACTCCGTGGCGGCCTACGCGGCCGTGCCACCTGGGGCCGACCAGGAGGGTCCCTACGAGCGCCCTCAGCAGGCCATGGGGGGCGGTCTCGACCGCTTGCCGCCCAAGACGCATCGCCTCGAGTTCGCAACGTACGACGGCTCGGAAGACCCCCTGAATTGGCTCAACCACTGCGAGCAATTCTTCCGGGGCCAACGATGGCCGGCCTCCGACAGAACGTGGATTGCGTCGTACCACCTCCGGGGCCTGGCGCAAACCTGGTACTACGCCCTCGAGCAGGATGAGGGCATGCCTTCTTGGGAGCGCTTCGTCGAGCTGTGCCGCCAACGCTTCGGACCGCCAGTTCGTGGTACTCGGCTGGCGGAGTTGGGGCGCTTGCCGTTCCAATCTACGGTCCAGGAGTTCGCCGACCGCTTTCAGGCGGTGTCCTGCCATGCACGTGGCGTCTCGGCAAAACAGAAGGCCGATCTCTTCGTCGGGGGCCTTCCCGAGTACATTCGGGTGGATGTGGAGATGCGCGATCCCCAGGACATCCAGACGGCCATGTACTTGGCACGGGCTTTCGAGTGTCGCGCGGCAGCCATGCCCACGGCGCCACCCCCGCGGGGTGCCCGGCCTCCACCTCGTCCCGGCCTGCCCCCGCGTGCCCCGCCACCAGCAGCGGGGGCTCCAGCTCAGCTGGGCGCTGGCCCCGCGGGCGGGCAGGGCGCCCCTCCCGTGCGTCAGTTCCGTCGCCTCACGCCGGCGGAACAGTTGGAGCGCCGCCGTCAAGGGCTGTGCTTCAACTGCGACGAGCCCTATGTCCGGGGCCATGTGTGCCCCCGACTGTTTTACCTCGAGTCTACGGACTTCGTCGACGAGGCAGCCGGGGAGGTGCCTGCTGCAGAAGCCGACGCAGCCGCCTTTCCAGACGAGCCGGCCGGCCAAGGTGTGGCCGGTGATGCAGCAGACGCTGCTAACGCCCTTGTCGtttctctccatgctgttgcagGAATCCGGCCGCCCAACGCCATGCTGCTCCCCGTCACCGTCAAAGACGAGAGTTTCCTCGCCCTCTTCGACACCGGCTCCACTCATAATTTTGTCCAAGGGGCTGTGTTGCGCCGTTTGGGCCTGTCTCCAGCTGGGGGTGACCACCTCCGTGTCACGGTCGCCAATGGTGAGCACGTGGCGTGTGAGGGCATTGCTCGGAACGTGCCCGTCCGCATCGGCGACGAGGACTTCACCATCACGTGTGTTGGCCTCAACCTGGGCGCCTTCGACTTCATCATCGGCTTCGACTTCATTCGCACATTGGGCCCCGTGTTGTGGGACTGCGACGCCCTTACCATGGCGTTCTGGAGGGAGGGCCGCCGCGTCACCTGGCAGGGCGTGCCCGGCCCTCAGACGCCCTCCCCACAGCAGCCGGTGACCGCGGTCACGACTGACCCGCGGCTACCTCTCCTGGATCGCCTATTGGCGCATCACGGTGACATCTTCGACGAGCCTACTGGGCTCCCTCCGGCGCGCCCctacgaccaccgcatccacctgcTGCCCGGGACGGCCCCAGTGGCGGTGCGGCCGTACCGATACCCGCAGCTGCAGAAGGACGAGCTCGAGCGCCAATGTGCAGCGATGCTTGCCCAAGGGATCATTCGGCCGAGCACTTCGCCGTTCTCCGCGCCCGTCCTGCTGGTGCGCAAGGCGGACAAGTCATggcgcttctgcatcgactaccgcTCCCTCAACGCCAAGACCTCCAAGGACAAATTCCCAATTCCGGTGGTTGACGAGTTGCTGGATGAGCTCCATGGGGCTCGTTTCTTCACCAAGCTTTACCTtcgttctggctatcatcaggtgcGCATGCACCCGGAGGACATCGACAAGACGGCTTTCCGCACCCATCAGGGCCACTTCGAGTTTCTGGTGATGCCATTTGGGCTCTCCAATGCCCCGGCAACCTTCCAGGCGCTGATGAATGACGTCCTTCGGCCTTACCTGCGGCGGTTTGTGCTGGTATTTTTTGATGATATATTAATTTATAGTCCATCATGGGCCGAGCACTTGCAGCATGTCAACATCGTCCTCCACGCGCTTCGGGTACACCACCTTCACTTGAAACGATCCAAGTGCTCGTTTGGCGCATCGTCGGTGGCCTACCTGGGCCACGTGATCTCCGAGGGCAGCGTCGCCATGGACGCTGACAAGGTCGCCGCCGTGGCTGCGTGGCCCCTGCCGCGCTCTGCCCGTGGCCTGCGTGGTTTCCTCGGCCTCGCGGGCTACTACCGGAAATTCATTCAGGACTTCGGCATCATCGCCGCCCCACTCACGCGCCTCTTGCGGCGGGACGCGTTTGTGTGGGACGACGATGCTTCGGGGGCATTCGAGGCGCTCAAGCGCGCTTTGACCACAGGACCTGTTCTTCAGATGCCAGACTTTACTAAGCCCTTTGTGGTCGACTGCGACGCGTCGGGCGCAGGGTTCGGCGCCGTCCTCCACCAGGGCGTCGGGCCCCTCGCCTACTTCAGCCGTCCCTTCGCGGCCCGTCACATCAACCTAGCGGCCTACGAGCGGGAGTTGATCGGCTTG TTCCGCAGCATCAATGGATCAGCAAGCTATTTGGTTTCGACTTCTCGGTCGAGTACCGGCCGGGCCGCTTGA